The Populus alba chromosome 4, ASM523922v2, whole genome shotgun sequence genome contains a region encoding:
- the LOC118047365 gene encoding tyrosine decarboxylase, with protein MNTAESVPKTPSCCSMSPLNLEEFRRQGYMAIDFIADYYQNIEKHPVLSQVEPGYLKNVFPKSAPYSPEPIETILHDVQKHIVPGITHWQSPSYFGYFPSSASTAGFLGEMLCTGFNVVGFDWMSSPAATELENIVMEWLGEMLTLPKCFLFAGNGGGVIQGTTCEAILCTLVAARDRMLSQIGKDSIGKLVVYGSNQTHSALQKAAHVAGIHKTNCREIETTRSTSFALSPESLRLAICLDIESGLVPMFLCATIGTTATTAVDPLRPLCDVANSYGLWVHVDAAYAGNACICPEFQHFLEGVEGAHSFSLNAHKWFFTTLDCCCLWLKDPKALTKSLSTNPEYLMSNHATNSEQVVNYKDWQIALSRRFRSMKLWLVLRSYGVANLRSFLRSHVKMAQLFEDLVASDKRFEVVVPRNFAMVCFRALPLPTSKEVSENGMAVYGHKISYDQECSNQLNKELLKSINASGHLYLTHAVVAGLYIIRFAVGATLTEDRHVFTAWKVVQEHLDAVTGM; from the coding sequence ATGAATACCGCAGAGTCTGTACCTAAAACCCCTTCTTGTTGTTCTATGAGTCCTCTAAACCTGGAGGAGTTCAGGAGGCAAGGTTACATGGCCATTGATTTTATTGCAGATTATTACCAGAACATTGAGAAACACCCAGTTTTAAGCCAGGTTGAACCAGGTTATCTCAAAAATGTCTTTCCAAAATCAGCCCCATATAGTCCCGAGCCTATTGAAACAATCCTCCATGATGTCCAAAAACATATTGTTCCTGGCATCACACATTGGCAAAGTCCTAGTTACTTTGGATATTTCCCTTCAAGTGCTAGCACTGCGGGGTTCCTTGGCGAGATGCTTTGTACTGGGTTTAACGTTGTAGGATTCGACTGGATGTCATCACCAGCTGCAACTGAACTGGAGAACATTGTAATGGAATGGCTTGGAGAAATGCTTACGCTTCCCAAATGTTTTCTCTTCGCTGGAAATGGCGGGGGGGTTATACAAGGGACCACTTGCGAAGCCATTTTGTGCACCTTAGTGGCTGCAAGAGACCGAATGCTGAGTCAAATCGGGAAAGACAGCATTGGGAAGCTAGTCGTCTATGGCTCAAATCAAACACACAGTGCACTCCAAAAGGCAGCGCATGTTGCAGGAATCCATAAAACGAATTGTCGAGAAATAGAAACGACTAGATCAACATCATTTGCACTGTCTCCAGAATCATTGAGATTGGCTATTTGTTTAGATATAGAATCTGGGCTGGTTCCCATGTTTCTATGTGCCACCATCGGGACAACTGCTACCACAGCAGTCGATCCACTGAGACCATTATGCGATGTTGCTAATAGCTATGGCTTGTGGGTACATGTCGATGCAGCGTACGCTGGTAATGCTTGTATATGCCCAGAATTCCAGCATTTTCTTGAGGGGGTAGAGGGGGCACACTCATTCAGTTTGAATGCACATAAATGGTTCTTTACCACTTTGGATTGCTGTTGCCTTTGGTTAAAAGATCCAAAAGCTCTTACGAAGTCCCTCTCAACAAATCCCGAGTATCTTATGAGTAACCATGCAACTAATTCAGAGCAAGTGGTGAACTACAAAGACTGGCAAATAGCCCTTAGCCGAAGATTTCGATCCATGAAACTATGGCTTGTCTTGAGAAGCTATGGTGTTGCTAACCTTAGAAGCTTCCTAAGAAGCCATGTCAAAATGGCACAGCTTTTTGAGGATCTTGTCGCCAGTGACAAGAGATTTGAGGTTGTGGTTCCTAGAAACTTCGCAATGGTGTGTTTTAGAGCTTTGCCACTGCCAACAAGTAAAGAGGTGTCTGAAAATGGCATGGCTGTTTACGGTCACAAAATCTCTTATGACCAGGAATGCAGTAACCAGCTTAACAAGGAGCTGTTAAAGTCCATTAATGCTTCAGGGCATTTGTATCTGACTCACGCTGTCGTCGCTGGACTCTACATCATACGATTTGCTGTCGGGGCAACGCTTACAGAGGATCGCCATGTTTTCACGGCTTGGAAGGTGGTGCAAGAGCATTTAGATGCCGTAACAGGCATGTAG